Proteins from one Salinispora arenicola genomic window:
- a CDS encoding DUF397 domain-containing protein, with amino-acid sequence MATKEFPVDLTQGTWFKSSKSGPNCDNCVEVAYVPGAVGVRDSKDRSGPALVFSPGGWRSFVTDARGGAFDRR; translated from the coding sequence ATGGCGACCAAGGAGTTCCCCGTGGACCTGACGCAGGGTACTTGGTTCAAGAGCTCGAAGAGCGGGCCGAACTGCGACAACTGCGTAGAGGTGGCGTACGTGCCGGGGGCGGTCGGCGTTCGGGACTCAAAGGACAGGTCCGGCCCGGCCCTGGTCTTCAGCCCGGGTGGCTGGCGTTCCTTTGTCACCGACGCACGGGGCGGCGCCTTCGACCGGCGCTGA
- a CDS encoding helix-turn-helix domain-containing protein — protein sequence MTERRSPTIRRRRLGAELRRQREAAGITIESVAEHLECSASKISRIETGHTTATPRDVRDMLRIYGVAGAESDELVQIAREARQKGWWHPYSTVLVGAYVGLEAAASSIRAYEQQVVPGLLETEEYASAMIRAARPDFTPEQVAQRVRVRLGRQSLLTQNDPVDLWVVLDETVVSRPVGGDTVMRGQLKRLLEVAELPNVTVQILPFEVGAHAGMDGTFSILSFPEPSDPDVVYAENATGGLFLEKSDELQKYSFIFDHIRAAAMRPEESIARIAKLAEEPLWKWRPRSSPWT from the coding sequence GTGACTGAGCGGCGAAGCCCGACGATCCGCCGACGGCGGCTGGGAGCGGAACTCCGCCGTCAGCGCGAAGCCGCAGGGATAACCATCGAGTCAGTCGCCGAGCACCTCGAATGCTCGGCTTCGAAGATTTCTCGGATCGAGACCGGTCACACCACGGCGACACCGCGCGATGTTCGGGACATGCTTCGTATCTACGGCGTGGCAGGCGCGGAAAGTGACGAACTAGTGCAGATCGCCCGTGAGGCCCGACAGAAGGGTTGGTGGCACCCGTACAGCACGGTGTTGGTCGGCGCCTACGTCGGCCTGGAGGCGGCGGCAAGTTCCATTCGCGCCTACGAGCAGCAGGTCGTGCCGGGTCTACTGGAGACCGAGGAGTACGCGAGCGCCATGATCCGCGCGGCACGACCTGACTTCACCCCAGAACAAGTCGCACAACGTGTCCGTGTCCGGCTGGGCCGTCAATCGTTGCTGACTCAGAATGATCCGGTCGATCTGTGGGTGGTGCTCGATGAGACGGTGGTGAGCCGACCGGTGGGTGGGGACACAGTGATGCGTGGTCAGCTCAAGCGGCTGTTGGAAGTGGCCGAGCTACCGAACGTGACGGTGCAGATCCTGCCGTTCGAGGTGGGTGCGCACGCGGGCATGGACGGGACCTTCAGCATCCTGAGCTTCCCCGAACCCAGTGATCCAGATGTTGTGTACGCGGAGAACGCCACGGGTGGGCTCTTCCTGGAAAAGAGCGACGAGCTACAGAAGTACAGCTTCATCTTCGATCACATCCGCGCGGCTGCCATGCGTCCTGAGGAGTCCATCGCACGCATCGCGAAACTGGCAGAGGAGCCGTTGTGGAAATGGCGACCAAGGAGTTCCCCGTGGACCTGA